A genomic window from Bacillus sp. BGMRC 2118 includes:
- a CDS encoding YitT family protein — MAEQVCAVIIGSLLIGIGINAFIMPHHIMEGGIIGIGLIAKYKWNLEPGITIMIVSIPIYIFTFFYNQTLFFRSIHGLILSSFFIDLLSPLRHSFTLSMYSSAIFGGVIIGIGIGLMLRYQTSTGGLDLLAQALSFVLLINVGVIIFIFDISIIFAGSLLIESSSFVFSILTVCCVALFTTICTYSYVK, encoded by the coding sequence ATGGCAGAGCAGGTATGTGCTGTAATAATCGGTAGTCTATTAATTGGCATTGGCATTAATGCATTCATTATGCCTCATCACATCATGGAGGGTGGGATTATTGGAATTGGGTTAATTGCCAAGTATAAGTGGAATCTAGAGCCTGGCATAACCATTATGATTGTCAGCATTCCTATTTATATATTTACATTTTTCTACAATCAGACGCTATTTTTTAGAAGTATACATGGGCTCATACTATCGTCATTCTTTATTGATTTATTAAGTCCACTACGTCACAGCTTTACTCTTTCTATGTATAGTAGCGCTATTTTTGGTGGAGTTATTATTGGAATTGGAATTGGGCTCATGTTACGTTATCAAACAAGTACGGGTGGATTGGATTTATTAGCTCAAGCATTATCCTTCGTTCTTCTAATTAATGTAGGAGTTATTATATTTATATTTGATATATCCATTATTTTTGCTGGAAGCCTACTCATTGAGAGCTCATCGTTTGTATTTTCTATACTTACTGTATGCTGTGTAGCCTTATTCACAACAATATGTACATATTCATATGTGAAATAG
- a CDS encoding DUF2156 domain-containing protein codes for MTETLIYSIIGFTIIVLSGSFLYIYLQKTKDTFHDPNYLELFGFVSNYGGHFLSHLMFLNDKFGFWNQHKSVYFSLQKIAGKVVVLGDPIGDERHYDSALKELEEKCKLKLVHRPIFYQISSQYIELYKKMNYHIVKIGEEAKVDLLSYTLEGKQGSKLRTRRNKFSRNGFESKVLQPPHSEQLLDEIKHVSDLWLGNRNEKGFSVSYFEKDYITRFPIAVMMDTTGKIIAFATLPSHSYQEEHNIHVDLMRYLPDSPHGTMDVLFTSIFLWAKEQGFDYCSLGMAPLSNVKPTDRTATFYEWSANLMYEHGERFYKFKGLKEYKAKFATHWEPRYIAYQKTTILGVLLRIIALIHLKYDKQRKPVLQQVLKRVS; via the coding sequence ATGACAGAGACCTTAATATATTCAATTATAGGATTTACTATAATTGTGTTAAGTGGATCGTTCTTATATATCTATCTACAAAAAACAAAAGATACGTTCCATGATCCTAACTATTTAGAACTCTTCGGTTTTGTGTCAAACTATGGAGGACACTTTCTATCACATTTAATGTTCCTAAATGACAAATTTGGTTTTTGGAATCAACATAAATCCGTTTATTTTAGCCTTCAAAAAATAGCTGGGAAAGTCGTTGTTCTTGGAGACCCGATTGGTGATGAAAGGCATTATGATTCTGCTTTGAAAGAACTTGAAGAGAAATGTAAATTAAAGCTGGTGCATCGTCCGATATTTTATCAAATATCGTCCCAATATATTGAATTATATAAAAAAATGAACTACCACATTGTAAAAATTGGAGAAGAAGCTAAAGTAGATTTATTATCTTATACGTTAGAAGGTAAACAAGGATCCAAATTAAGAACGAGAAGAAATAAATTTAGTCGAAATGGTTTTGAGAGCAAGGTGTTACAGCCTCCGCATTCTGAACAATTGCTGGATGAGATAAAACATGTATCAGATTTATGGTTAGGTAACAGAAATGAAAAAGGGTTCTCAGTTAGTTATTTTGAAAAAGATTATATTACTCGTTTTCCCATAGCCGTCATGATGGACACAACTGGTAAAATTATAGCTTTTGCCACACTTCCAAGCCATTCCTACCAAGAAGAGCATAATATTCATGTAGATTTAATGAGATATTTGCCGGATAGTCCTCATGGTACAATGGATGTGTTATTTACTTCAATATTTTTATGGGCGAAGGAGCAAGGTTTTGATTACTGCAGTCTAGGCATGGCACCTTTATCGAATGTCAAACCTACTGACCGTACAGCAACCTTCTACGAGTGGTCAGCAAATCTTATGTATGAGCATGGAGAGAGGTTTTATAAATTCAAGGGCTTAAAAGAATATAAGGCGAAGTTTGCCACTCATTGGGAGCCTCGCTACATTGCATACCAAAAGACGACAATACTTGGTGTGTTACTTCGTATTATTGCACTTATCCATTTGAAATACGATAAACAAAGAAAACCTGTGCTGCAACAAGTATTGAAGAGAGTCAGTTAA
- a CDS encoding pullulanase codes for MFTITEYTVERMDDPFNILQGNRYEFILQISVDEEDELYTEKGVYLRVIFTIDGILKKISQYTFHENSTNRYLEFELEEVEEKEVLHFCLTHYNQTDEEEVE; via the coding sequence ATGTTTACAATTACTGAATACACAGTTGAACGTATGGATGACCCGTTTAACATTCTACAAGGCAACCGATATGAGTTTATTTTACAAATCAGTGTAGACGAAGAGGATGAATTATATACAGAAAAAGGTGTTTACTTGAGAGTCATCTTTACAATTGATGGGATACTTAAGAAAATTTCTCAATATACCTTTCATGAAAATTCAACCAACCGGTACTTAGAATTTGAACTAGAAGAGGTTGAAGAAAAAGAGGTCCTTCATTTTTGTTTAACACATTATAATCAAACAGACGAAGAAGAAGTCGAATAA
- a CDS encoding DUF4025 domain-containing protein yields the protein MKEKSENIAGKQYDPSYYQKASEAEAGLATTHEQASDTYMEGTIDGEIDQLDDKSTAIPRKQE from the coding sequence ATGAAAGAAAAAAGTGAAAACATTGCTGGAAAGCAATATGATCCATCCTATTATCAAAAAGCATCTGAGGCTGAAGCAGGTCTTGCTACAACACATGAGCAAGCAAGTGACACATACATGGAAGGAACAATTGATGGTGAAATTGATCAATTAGATGACAAATCAACGGCAATTCCTAGGAAACAAGAGTAA
- a CDS encoding cytosolic protein, which yields MQNFTVTFHKEDAVKPMNVKKLTEDDFNVVTAGGTRHLFELDTNVGFFVYFDAEDEQGEEHYLVLQYEEDAEDPVACYEFELKDFYQFTALYLNDLEFNEEVNEEEEEYGPIHHLAHLMYHITEDGKNA from the coding sequence ATGCAAAATTTTACCGTTACATTTCATAAAGAAGATGCAGTGAAACCAATGAATGTTAAAAAATTAACAGAGGACGATTTTAATGTTGTGACAGCAGGAGGTACAAGACATTTATTTGAGCTCGATACGAACGTAGGCTTTTTTGTCTATTTCGATGCAGAAGATGAACAGGGTGAAGAACATTATTTAGTTCTTCAATATGAGGAAGATGCTGAGGACCCAGTTGCTTGCTATGAATTTGAACTGAAGGATTTTTATCAGTTTACCGCTTTATATTTAAATGATCTTGAATTTAATGAAGAGGTGAATGAAGAGGAAGAGGAATACGGTCCAATTCATCATCTAGCACATCTTATGTACCATATAACAGAAGATGGGAAGAATGCCTAA
- a CDS encoding MFS transporter — protein MRYSLDIIKRNERFSIWNGAASTISQSFITSFIPLFAIQVLGASNFQVGLISSMPSFMTLLAMIPGAIWVSRLELKKTFTAYSIFAARFGLLLISLIPFIPYTNHAWILVAIIGLLNFPNAIATLSWQAFIGDLIPENRRGKFFSERNQILTIVGMFATFGTGVVLNEFSKSSSSPYQVIFLIGFLFGILEVYYLMKHKEKRNDSTKEKTFSKKALSQIYRHKPYFYFLICATLFNFGWQMAWPLFTIFQINDAHASAFWISIFTVANQLSQVASYKWWGRFADRYGNTMMLFIASVGIGTAPFLTILSTNMYYLTAVNLWTGAFVAGTVTLLFNQLLTVSPERNRTTLLANYNFVVALMGCIAPQIGVLLLDLYDIKFAMTISTIIRWTGAISFLFVFYMENQKKKAMRKPSITL, from the coding sequence ATGAGATACTCTTTAGATATCATCAAGAGAAACGAACGCTTTAGTATCTGGAATGGGGCTGCATCCACAATATCACAAAGCTTCATAACAAGCTTTATACCGCTATTTGCTATTCAAGTATTAGGTGCTTCTAATTTTCAAGTTGGACTAATTAGTTCAATGCCTTCCTTTATGACATTATTAGCAATGATTCCAGGCGCCATTTGGGTGAGCCGTTTAGAGTTAAAGAAGACCTTTACGGCTTATTCTATATTTGCTGCTCGGTTCGGCTTATTGTTGATAAGTCTGATTCCATTTATTCCATATACGAATCATGCCTGGATATTGGTTGCCATTATTGGCTTACTAAACTTTCCAAATGCTATCGCAACCTTATCTTGGCAAGCATTTATAGGAGATTTAATCCCAGAGAATCGGAGAGGAAAGTTTTTTAGTGAACGGAATCAAATACTGACAATAGTCGGAATGTTCGCGACTTTCGGCACTGGTGTTGTCCTTAATGAATTTAGTAAATCGTCATCCTCTCCGTACCAGGTCATTTTTTTGATTGGGTTTTTGTTTGGAATTTTGGAAGTCTATTACTTAATGAAACATAAGGAGAAAAGGAATGACAGCACGAAAGAAAAGACATTTAGTAAAAAGGCTCTCAGCCAAATCTACAGACATAAACCTTATTTTTATTTTTTAATATGTGCAACATTATTTAACTTCGGATGGCAGATGGCCTGGCCACTCTTTACAATTTTTCAAATTAACGATGCTCATGCTTCAGCTTTTTGGATTAGTATTTTTACGGTTGCTAATCAACTTTCACAAGTTGCCAGCTATAAATGGTGGGGGAGATTTGCTGATCGATACGGTAACACGATGATGTTATTTATCGCTTCAGTAGGGATAGGAACAGCTCCATTTTTAACAATACTTTCTACCAATATGTATTATTTGACTGCTGTGAATTTGTGGACTGGAGCCTTTGTTGCAGGTACAGTAACATTGCTATTTAACCAATTACTCACAGTTTCTCCAGAGAGAAATCGAACAACACTACTTGCTAATTACAATTTCGTTGTTGCTTTAATGGGCTGTATTGCACCTCAAATAGGAGTCCTGTTACTTGACTTATACGATATCAAGTTTGCCATGACTATCTCTACGATTATTAGATGGACCGGTGCTATTTCATTTTTATTTGTTTTTTATATGGAAAATCAGAAAAAGAAGGCGATGCGAAAACCTTCTATTACTCTTTAG
- a CDS encoding sporulation protein translates to MDTTLGYLREILSNYTDEHEISRAIYKKLESNMEDEISFVRSLNQEQTKFLNDILPQEINHALDEQDFPRTTELNHIYELLI, encoded by the coding sequence TTGGATACAACATTAGGTTACTTAAGAGAAATTCTCTCCAATTACACCGATGAACATGAGATTTCCAGAGCAATTTATAAGAAGCTTGAATCTAATATGGAAGACGAGATATCTTTCGTACGTTCTTTGAATCAAGAACAAACTAAATTTCTAAATGATATATTACCTCAGGAAATAAATCATGCACTTGATGAGCAGGATTTCCCACGTACAACAGAGCTTAACCATATATACGAACTACTTATTTAA